Proteins from a single region of Dysosmobacter acutus:
- the cdaA gene encoding diadenylate cyclase CdaA → MTIKIADILDITIMAYLVYQLLKLVKSTKAASLLKGLLVFLMALWLSTIFKLNGINFILNRMMELGILALIILFQPEIRRILEQVGSSRFAGFGLFSKEQKAGTMEHAIGQTVLACTEMSKSRTGVLIVFEREILLDDLVRSGTVLDAAVSNELLKNIFFVKAPMHDGAVIIRQGRVLGAGCMLPLSKNVNLSRDLGMRHRAGIGMSENSDAVVVIVSEETGSISVAIGGMLKRHLMPETLENLLRNELLPQESAETDKRKIRLFRRKDGGSDDGE, encoded by the coding sequence ATGACGATCAAGATTGCGGATATCCTGGACATTACCATTATGGCGTACCTGGTCTACCAGCTCCTGAAGCTGGTCAAGAGCACAAAGGCCGCCAGTCTGCTCAAGGGCCTGCTGGTATTTTTGATGGCGCTGTGGCTCTCTACCATCTTCAAGCTGAACGGCATCAACTTCATTTTAAACCGTATGATGGAGCTTGGTATTCTGGCTCTGATCATCCTGTTTCAGCCGGAGATCCGGCGTATCCTGGAGCAGGTGGGCAGCAGCCGCTTCGCCGGCTTTGGCCTTTTTTCCAAGGAGCAGAAAGCGGGCACTATGGAGCACGCCATCGGTCAGACTGTGCTGGCCTGTACGGAGATGTCCAAGAGCCGTACCGGCGTATTGATTGTGTTTGAACGGGAAATCCTCTTGGATGACCTGGTCCGCAGCGGCACGGTGCTGGATGCGGCCGTGTCCAACGAGCTTTTGAAGAATATCTTTTTCGTCAAGGCACCTATGCATGACGGCGCCGTCATCATCCGGCAGGGCCGGGTGCTGGGCGCCGGCTGCATGCTGCCGCTTTCCAAAAACGTCAATCTGAGCCGCGATTTGGGCATGCGCCACAGGGCGGGCATCGGCATGAGCGAGAACTCCGATGCGGTGGTGGTGATTGTCTCTGAGGAGACGGGTTCCATCTCCGTGGCCATCGGCGGCATGCTGAAACGGCACCTGATGCCGGAGACGCTGGAAAACCTCCTGCGGAACGAGTTGCTTCCGCAGGAGAGTGCCGAGACGGACAAGCGCAAGATTCGCCTGTTCCGCAGGAAGGATGGTGGCAGCGATGATGGAGAATAA
- a CDS encoding aminotransferase class V-fold PLP-dependent enzyme, with amino-acid sequence MIYFDSAATTFQKPAAVRDAMARAMATMSSPGRGNYPAAQTAAETAFECRSELAELFHAESPEQVIFTSNATHGLNIAIKTLVKPGSHVVISGYEHNAVTRPLSAIPNVRVTVAASPLFQQKAALSAFERAISSDVDAVICNHVSNVFGCVLPLEGIAALCRSRNVPLIVDASQSAGVLPLDLMSLQAAFIAMPGHKGLYGPQGTGVLLCNHSATPLMEGGTGSLSVQQEMPDFLPDRLEAGTHNMPGIAGLLEGVRFVRSRSPEVICQHERELTQAAAVAMRRIPGIRVFAEPDLRNQVGVLSFLMANRDVESVGEALANSGIAVRAGFHCAPLAHQTAGTLQSGTVRLSFSAFNSRQEISRFLQLLRTI; translated from the coding sequence ATGATCTATTTTGACAGCGCAGCCACCACATTTCAGAAGCCCGCTGCGGTCCGGGACGCCATGGCCCGGGCCATGGCGACAATGAGTTCCCCGGGAAGGGGAAACTATCCCGCCGCCCAGACGGCAGCGGAAACTGCATTTGAATGCCGCAGCGAGCTTGCGGAGCTGTTCCATGCGGAATCGCCGGAGCAGGTTATTTTTACCTCAAATGCCACCCATGGACTGAATATTGCGATCAAAACACTGGTGAAGCCGGGCAGCCATGTGGTGATCTCCGGCTATGAACACAACGCGGTCACCCGCCCCCTGAGCGCAATTCCAAATGTTCGCGTCACGGTAGCGGCCAGCCCCCTCTTTCAACAGAAAGCGGCGCTGAGCGCTTTTGAGCGGGCCATTTCTTCCGATGTGGATGCGGTGATCTGCAACCATGTCTCTAACGTCTTCGGATGCGTCCTTCCGCTGGAGGGAATCGCCGCTCTTTGCCGAAGCCGCAATGTCCCCCTGATCGTGGATGCGTCCCAGAGCGCCGGCGTGCTGCCTCTGGACCTCATGTCTCTTCAGGCAGCCTTCATCGCCATGCCGGGACACAAGGGGCTCTATGGGCCTCAGGGCACCGGCGTCCTGCTCTGCAACCACAGTGCGACCCCTCTTATGGAGGGCGGTACCGGCAGCCTTTCAGTGCAGCAGGAGATGCCGGATTTTCTGCCGGACCGGCTGGAGGCCGGAACCCACAACATGCCAGGGATCGCAGGGCTTCTGGAAGGAGTACGCTTTGTGCGCTCCCGGTCGCCGGAGGTCATCTGCCAGCATGAGAGAGAGCTGACCCAGGCCGCGGCGGTGGCAATGCGCCGGATTCCGGGAATCCGTGTATTTGCCGAGCCGGATCTGCGCAATCAGGTGGGGGTTCTCTCTTTCCTGATGGCCAACCGGGACGTGGAATCGGTGGGCGAGGCCCTTGCAAACAGCGGTATAGCAGTCCGGGCGGGCTTCCACTGCGCTCCGCTTGCCCATCAGACGGCGGGCACGCTGCAAAGCGGAACCGTCCGCTTAAGTTTTTCCGCATTTAACTCCAGACAGGAAATCAGCAGATTCCTGCAACTTTTGCGCACGATTTGA
- a CDS encoding DUF3343 domain-containing protein, producing MEYYLIIARSITYAQRMSRVLERIGIRAQIFRAPVGLTDRGCSYALRLRTEHLAPALRALHEAGLNPIQVFLFQQGEYHELEPR from the coding sequence TTGGAATACTACCTGATCATCGCCCGCTCCATCACCTATGCCCAGCGAATGAGCAGGGTGCTGGAACGGATCGGCATCCGCGCCCAGATTTTTCGGGCGCCTGTGGGTCTGACCGACCGGGGATGCAGCTATGCCCTGCGCCTGCGCACAGAGCATCTGGCACCTGCGCTGCGTGCGCTGCACGAGGCGGGACTGAATCCGATCCAAGTTTTTTTATTCCAGCAGGGAGAATATCACGAATTAGAGCCGAGGTAA